The stretch of DNA TACAACAGATCCATTTTCCATCACAGATACACGATGACAAATTTTACGGATAACGTGCATTTCATGCGTAATTAATACAATGGTTAAGCCAAGTCTTTTATTTATATCAACGAGTAGCTCTAATATAGAATCTGTCGTTTGTGGATCTAACGCGGAAGTTGCTTCATCACATAACAACACTTTTGGGTTGTTCGCTAACGCTCTCGCTATACCGACACGTTGTTTCTGCCCACCACTTAATTGGGATGGATAAGCATTTTCTCTACCTGTTAATCCGACAAGCTCGATTAGTTCATCCACACGTTTCATACGCTCTTTTTTATTTACTCCAGCAATCTCTAATGGGAAAGCAATATTTTCACGAACCGTTCGTGACCATAGCAGATTAAAGTGCTGAAAAATCATACTAATTTCTTGGCGGGCTTTACGTAGTTCACGACCTTTAATTTTAGAAATATTACGACCAGCAACTGAAACCTCACCAGAAGAAGGCTTTTCCAATCCGTTCAACATACGAATTAATGTACTTTTCCCGGCTCCGCTGTAACCAATAATTCCATAAATTTCTCCTTTGTGAATCGTTAAATTCACATCGTCCACAGCCGTTACTACCCCGCTTTTAGCTTGAAAGATTTTCTTTACATTTTGCAAACTTATCATGATGTCCACCTTCTTTCGCTTCACCTATTTTATTTATTCTTAAACAAACGTTTATTTGCTATTCTAGTAAAGATTAGTGTCAACCTTTTTAAAAAATAAAAGAGCCTTTCTGCGACATGACAGAAAGGCTCATTAAAAAATCCTTTCTCTCATCTCTCAAAGCAACTACGCTTTGTGTGAATTGGCACCATTTCAACTAAGTTGACGGTTGCCGGGCTTCAACGGGCACATTCCCTCCACCACTCTTGATAAGAGTTTTAGACATATTTATTTTTACGTTAAGTAGCTAACACTTTAAAACGTTTAAGTATCGGAATTACGAATGTAATCGTATCACGGTACAAAATAGCTGTCAATATATTTTTTACA from Sutcliffiella cohnii encodes:
- a CDS encoding methionine ABC transporter ATP-binding protein, producing the protein MISLQNVKKIFQAKSGVVTAVDDVNLTIHKGEIYGIIGYSGAGKSTLIRMLNGLEKPSSGEVSVAGRNISKIKGRELRKARQEISMIFQHFNLLWSRTVRENIAFPLEIAGVNKKERMKRVDELIELVGLTGRENAYPSQLSGGQKQRVGIARALANNPKVLLCDEATSALDPQTTDSILELLVDINKRLGLTIVLITHEMHVIRKICHRVSVMENGSVVEEGNVLDVFRKPKQLITQKFVKQVSEPEEAKDSIEHLLETYESGKIVQLTFVGDSAEQPIITHLIKRFDVDVNILQGKVSYTQDGPYGTLFIHVDGAEAQIDSALQYIREQQVELEVMTNV